A single Kryptolebias marmoratus isolate JLee-2015 linkage group LG7, ASM164957v2, whole genome shotgun sequence DNA region contains:
- the cxcl19 gene encoding C-X-C motif chemokine 19, protein MKLCILPILGTLIVLVNGMPPISRDFNAHCRCPQVESRIIPPESLKSLKLVPEGPHCAEIEVIAGLTSGEKICLNPRSAWVKKLVHFVLEKQLHKKQAIPKNKA, encoded by the exons ATGAAACTCTGCATCCTGCCAATCCTCGGGACTCTGATCGTGCTCGTTAACG GAATGCCGCCGATCAGCAGGGACTTCAACGCGCACTGTCGGTGCCCGCAGGTGGAGTCAAGGATCATCCCTCCGGAGAGTCTGAAGAGCCTTAAACTGGTCCCAGAGGGGCCTCACTGCGCCGAAATTGAAGTCAT AGCCGGCTTGACGAGCGGGGAGAAGATCTGCCTCAACCCTCGATCCGCCTGGGTGAAGAAGCTGGTCCACTTTGTCCTGGAGAAGCAGCTTCATAAGAAGCAAGCCATTCCCAAGAACAAAGCATGA
- the trmt10b gene encoding tRNA methyltransferase 10 homolog B isoform X2 — protein MFLSTFTVSHLFLYFHCVLFFTKRMCETHLNDASELLGLLHIDLEADGEDRRTRRVGAECSKNVLRKQRNWERQLAAKKSKRKEEKQRRRVNRAQESGPHTDHPQFTKRVLKAITKERLAEAQTTGLRLCVDLSMTDCMSDKEISRLAGQLRRLYGSNRRATRPFHLILTDLEEDSRLYRECVRMNDGFLNYTMDITEQNCLDLFPQETVVYLTPDADEALETVDADKVYVLGGLVDESIQKKLSLSRARELSVHTARLPIDEYMVKRNNVKNFHSKILAVNQVFDILLTFSETDSWTQALQAWFPAGKGYVISSTPLPAATQTQDSR, from the exons GAATGTGTGAAACGCATCTGAACGATGCGTCAGAGCTATTGGGTCTTCTTCACATAGACCTGGAGGCTGATGGAGAGGACAGAAGAACCAGGAGAGTTGGTGCAGAGTGTTCT AAGAATGTACTGAGGAAACAGAGGAACTGGGAGAGACAGCTGGCTGCGAAGAAGAGcaaaagaaaggaagagaaacagaggaggagagtCAATCGAGCGCAGGAATCCg GTCCTCACACAGACCATCCTCAGTTTACCAAACGAGTTCTGAAGGCGATCACCAAAGAGCGTTTAGCCGAGGCTCAGACCACCGGACTCAGACTGTGTGTTGACCTCAGTATGACGGACTGCATGTCTGACAAG GAGATAAGCCGGCTGGCTGGTCAGTTACGGCGCCTGTACGGGTCGAACAGGAGGGCAACTCGACCGTTTCACCTGATCCTGACCGACCTGGAGGAGGACAGTCGGCTCTACAGGGAGTGTGTTCGCATGAACGACGGCTTCCTCAACTACACA ATGGACATAACAGAACAAAATTGTTTAGACCTGTTCCCTCAAGAAACTGTTGTCTACCTCACTCCTGATGCTGATGAAG CTTTGGAGACAGTGGATGCAGACAAGGTGTACGTCCTCGGTGGTCTTGTTGACGAAAGCATCCAGAAg AAGCTGAGCCTGTCCAGAGCCAGAGAGCTGAGCGTCCACACAGCGAGGCTCCCCATCGACGAGTACATGGTGAAGAGAAACAACGTGAAGAACTTCCACTCAAAGATTCTCGCAGTGAATCAAG TGTTCGACATCTTGTTAACATTCTCTGAGACCGACAGCTGGACGCAAGCTCTGCAGGCCTGGTTTCCTGCGGGGAAGGGTTATGTCATCTCATCAACACCACTTCCTGCTGCGACACAGACGCAGGACAGTCGTTAA
- the trmt10b gene encoding tRNA methyltransferase 10 homolog B isoform X1 has protein sequence MFLSTFTVSHLFLYFHCVLFFTKRMCETHLNDASELLGLLHIDLEADGEDRRTRRVGAECSQKNVLRKQRNWERQLAAKKSKRKEEKQRRRVNRAQESGPHTDHPQFTKRVLKAITKERLAEAQTTGLRLCVDLSMTDCMSDKEISRLAGQLRRLYGSNRRATRPFHLILTDLEEDSRLYRECVRMNDGFLNYTMDITEQNCLDLFPQETVVYLTPDADEALETVDADKVYVLGGLVDESIQKKLSLSRARELSVHTARLPIDEYMVKRNNVKNFHSKILAVNQVFDILLTFSETDSWTQALQAWFPAGKGYVISSTPLPAATQTQDSR, from the exons GAATGTGTGAAACGCATCTGAACGATGCGTCAGAGCTATTGGGTCTTCTTCACATAGACCTGGAGGCTGATGGAGAGGACAGAAGAACCAGGAGAGTTGGTGCAGAGTGTTCT CAGAAGAATGTACTGAGGAAACAGAGGAACTGGGAGAGACAGCTGGCTGCGAAGAAGAGcaaaagaaaggaagagaaacagaggaggagagtCAATCGAGCGCAGGAATCCg GTCCTCACACAGACCATCCTCAGTTTACCAAACGAGTTCTGAAGGCGATCACCAAAGAGCGTTTAGCCGAGGCTCAGACCACCGGACTCAGACTGTGTGTTGACCTCAGTATGACGGACTGCATGTCTGACAAG GAGATAAGCCGGCTGGCTGGTCAGTTACGGCGCCTGTACGGGTCGAACAGGAGGGCAACTCGACCGTTTCACCTGATCCTGACCGACCTGGAGGAGGACAGTCGGCTCTACAGGGAGTGTGTTCGCATGAACGACGGCTTCCTCAACTACACA ATGGACATAACAGAACAAAATTGTTTAGACCTGTTCCCTCAAGAAACTGTTGTCTACCTCACTCCTGATGCTGATGAAG CTTTGGAGACAGTGGATGCAGACAAGGTGTACGTCCTCGGTGGTCTTGTTGACGAAAGCATCCAGAAg AAGCTGAGCCTGTCCAGAGCCAGAGAGCTGAGCGTCCACACAGCGAGGCTCCCCATCGACGAGTACATGGTGAAGAGAAACAACGTGAAGAACTTCCACTCAAAGATTCTCGCAGTGAATCAAG TGTTCGACATCTTGTTAACATTCTCTGAGACCGACAGCTGGACGCAAGCTCTGCAGGCCTGGTTTCCTGCGGGGAAGGGTTATGTCATCTCATCAACACCACTTCCTGCTGCGACACAGACGCAGGACAGTCGTTAA
- the trmt10b gene encoding tRNA methyltransferase 10 homolog B isoform X4: MCETHLNDASELLGLLHIDLEADGEDRRTRRVGAECSKNVLRKQRNWERQLAAKKSKRKEEKQRRRVNRAQESGPHTDHPQFTKRVLKAITKERLAEAQTTGLRLCVDLSMTDCMSDKEISRLAGQLRRLYGSNRRATRPFHLILTDLEEDSRLYRECVRMNDGFLNYTMDITEQNCLDLFPQETVVYLTPDADEALETVDADKVYVLGGLVDESIQKKLSLSRARELSVHTARLPIDEYMVKRNNVKNFHSKILAVNQVFDILLTFSETDSWTQALQAWFPAGKGYVISSTPLPAATQTQDSR, encoded by the exons ATGTGTGAAACGCATCTGAACGATGCGTCAGAGCTATTGGGTCTTCTTCACATAGACCTGGAGGCTGATGGAGAGGACAGAAGAACCAGGAGAGTTGGTGCAGAGTGTTCT AAGAATGTACTGAGGAAACAGAGGAACTGGGAGAGACAGCTGGCTGCGAAGAAGAGcaaaagaaaggaagagaaacagaggaggagagtCAATCGAGCGCAGGAATCCg GTCCTCACACAGACCATCCTCAGTTTACCAAACGAGTTCTGAAGGCGATCACCAAAGAGCGTTTAGCCGAGGCTCAGACCACCGGACTCAGACTGTGTGTTGACCTCAGTATGACGGACTGCATGTCTGACAAG GAGATAAGCCGGCTGGCTGGTCAGTTACGGCGCCTGTACGGGTCGAACAGGAGGGCAACTCGACCGTTTCACCTGATCCTGACCGACCTGGAGGAGGACAGTCGGCTCTACAGGGAGTGTGTTCGCATGAACGACGGCTTCCTCAACTACACA ATGGACATAACAGAACAAAATTGTTTAGACCTGTTCCCTCAAGAAACTGTTGTCTACCTCACTCCTGATGCTGATGAAG CTTTGGAGACAGTGGATGCAGACAAGGTGTACGTCCTCGGTGGTCTTGTTGACGAAAGCATCCAGAAg AAGCTGAGCCTGTCCAGAGCCAGAGAGCTGAGCGTCCACACAGCGAGGCTCCCCATCGACGAGTACATGGTGAAGAGAAACAACGTGAAGAACTTCCACTCAAAGATTCTCGCAGTGAATCAAG TGTTCGACATCTTGTTAACATTCTCTGAGACCGACAGCTGGACGCAAGCTCTGCAGGCCTGGTTTCCTGCGGGGAAGGGTTATGTCATCTCATCAACACCACTTCCTGCTGCGACACAGACGCAGGACAGTCGTTAA
- the trmt10b gene encoding tRNA methyltransferase 10 homolog B isoform X3: MCETHLNDASELLGLLHIDLEADGEDRRTRRVGAECSQKNVLRKQRNWERQLAAKKSKRKEEKQRRRVNRAQESGPHTDHPQFTKRVLKAITKERLAEAQTTGLRLCVDLSMTDCMSDKEISRLAGQLRRLYGSNRRATRPFHLILTDLEEDSRLYRECVRMNDGFLNYTMDITEQNCLDLFPQETVVYLTPDADEALETVDADKVYVLGGLVDESIQKKLSLSRARELSVHTARLPIDEYMVKRNNVKNFHSKILAVNQVFDILLTFSETDSWTQALQAWFPAGKGYVISSTPLPAATQTQDSR; this comes from the exons ATGTGTGAAACGCATCTGAACGATGCGTCAGAGCTATTGGGTCTTCTTCACATAGACCTGGAGGCTGATGGAGAGGACAGAAGAACCAGGAGAGTTGGTGCAGAGTGTTCT CAGAAGAATGTACTGAGGAAACAGAGGAACTGGGAGAGACAGCTGGCTGCGAAGAAGAGcaaaagaaaggaagagaaacagaggaggagagtCAATCGAGCGCAGGAATCCg GTCCTCACACAGACCATCCTCAGTTTACCAAACGAGTTCTGAAGGCGATCACCAAAGAGCGTTTAGCCGAGGCTCAGACCACCGGACTCAGACTGTGTGTTGACCTCAGTATGACGGACTGCATGTCTGACAAG GAGATAAGCCGGCTGGCTGGTCAGTTACGGCGCCTGTACGGGTCGAACAGGAGGGCAACTCGACCGTTTCACCTGATCCTGACCGACCTGGAGGAGGACAGTCGGCTCTACAGGGAGTGTGTTCGCATGAACGACGGCTTCCTCAACTACACA ATGGACATAACAGAACAAAATTGTTTAGACCTGTTCCCTCAAGAAACTGTTGTCTACCTCACTCCTGATGCTGATGAAG CTTTGGAGACAGTGGATGCAGACAAGGTGTACGTCCTCGGTGGTCTTGTTGACGAAAGCATCCAGAAg AAGCTGAGCCTGTCCAGAGCCAGAGAGCTGAGCGTCCACACAGCGAGGCTCCCCATCGACGAGTACATGGTGAAGAGAAACAACGTGAAGAACTTCCACTCAAAGATTCTCGCAGTGAATCAAG TGTTCGACATCTTGTTAACATTCTCTGAGACCGACAGCTGGACGCAAGCTCTGCAGGCCTGGTTTCCTGCGGGGAAGGGTTATGTCATCTCATCAACACCACTTCCTGCTGCGACACAGACGCAGGACAGTCGTTAA